Proteins encoded in a region of the Corynebacterium genitalium ATCC 33030 genome:
- a CDS encoding HAD family hydrolase, producing the protein MAPRLIVSDIDGTLLDSNGRVSPRLRDKLARAVRSGTHVCLATGRPHRWLTPVLDQLPFTPLSVCANGAVLYDPARDEVLARHELQPDTLRDIAAAVQEVFGPASPSEYGFGVERVGSSAFDPEDECFLITPGYSPDLWDIGYGVVDVDELTSVPAAKILVRRADMNSAELFDVVAPLIDPADTHVTYSMNDGLIEISAPGINKATGVSTLAAHYGVHQKQVLTFGDMPNDIEMLAWAGMGVAMADAAPIVHDAADFVTTSNDDFGVARVLERWF; encoded by the coding sequence GTGGCACCACGGCTCATCGTCAGCGACATTGACGGCACACTGTTGGACAGCAACGGTCGCGTCAGTCCCCGCCTGCGGGACAAGCTGGCGCGCGCAGTGCGCAGCGGAACGCACGTGTGCTTAGCGACGGGCCGCCCCCACCGCTGGCTCACCCCCGTCCTCGACCAGCTGCCGTTCACCCCGTTGAGCGTGTGCGCCAACGGTGCCGTGCTGTACGACCCTGCCCGCGATGAAGTCCTGGCGCGCCACGAACTGCAGCCCGACACCCTGCGCGACATTGCCGCCGCGGTGCAGGAGGTCTTCGGGCCGGCTTCGCCCTCTGAGTACGGTTTCGGCGTCGAGCGTGTCGGATCTTCCGCCTTCGACCCCGAGGACGAATGCTTCCTGATCACCCCCGGGTACAGCCCAGACCTGTGGGACATCGGGTACGGCGTGGTCGACGTTGACGAGCTGACCTCGGTGCCCGCCGCGAAGATCCTTGTCCGGCGCGCCGACATGAATTCCGCCGAGCTTTTCGACGTTGTCGCTCCGCTCATCGACCCGGCCGACACCCACGTCACCTACTCCATGAACGATGGCTTGATCGAGATTTCCGCCCCCGGCATCAATAAAGCCACCGGCGTGTCCACCCTGGCCGCCCACTATGGCGTGCACCAGAAGCAGGTGCTCACTTTCGGCGATATGCCCAACGACATTGAGATGCTCGCCTGGGCCGGCATGGGAGTGGCCATGGCGGATGCGGCCCCGATCGTTCACGATGCCGCTGACTTTGTTACCACCTCGAACGATGACTTCGGGGTGGCCCGGGTGCTGGAGCGGTGGTTCTAG
- a CDS encoding cation:proton antiporter: protein MGTFIAIIGLLLATVLVAAIGERTGLPWPARLTVVVAPVIFIPGIDTVSIDPHLILPIFLPPLLWPLARCTSWGQIGSQLNVVLTMSIILVFLTIAALTAAAMWMLPGLSLATAMVLAAAIAPPDPVAVDAVAGPAGIPKRITGTLQTEGVFNDAASIVTFNVAMAAAVAHGEVDSGKGVAVPLRRHRRGADRPGCGQAGRCRRQLCA from the coding sequence GTGGGAACCTTTATCGCAATCATCGGACTACTGCTCGCCACCGTCCTCGTCGCCGCGATCGGTGAGCGCACCGGCCTGCCGTGGCCGGCGCGTCTGACCGTGGTGGTCGCGCCGGTGATCTTCATCCCCGGCATCGACACGGTGTCCATCGATCCGCACTTGATCTTGCCGATTTTCCTGCCGCCGCTGCTGTGGCCGCTGGCCCGGTGCACGAGCTGGGGGCAGATCGGCTCCCAGCTCAACGTGGTGCTGACCATGTCGATCATCCTGGTGTTCCTCACCATCGCCGCGCTGACCGCTGCAGCGATGTGGATGCTGCCGGGGCTGAGCCTGGCCACCGCGATGGTGCTCGCCGCCGCGATTGCCCCGCCGGACCCGGTGGCCGTGGATGCGGTGGCGGGCCCGGCCGGTATCCCAAAGCGCATCACCGGCACGCTGCAGACGGAGGGGGTGTTCAACGACGCCGCCTCCATCGTGACCTTCAACGTCGCGATGGCAGCCGCGGTCGCGCACGGCGAGGTCGACTCTGGCAAGGGTGTTGCAGTTCCTCTACGCCGCCATCGCCGCGGTGCTGATCGGCCTGGTTGTGGGCAGGCTGGCCGCTGTCGTCGCCAACTCTGTGCCTGA
- the glpK gene encoding glycerol kinase GlpK: MYIAAIDQGTTSTRCYITTTDGEVAGTAQFEHEQIMPREGWVEHDPREIWRNTRRALSEALVDADLELEDISAVGLTNQRETAVVWDKATGRPVYNAIVWQDTRTERVGEGEKDRYLRKTGLLANSYPAGPKWAWILDNVEGARERAEKGELLAGTVDTWLIWNLTGGARGKRSVFGRGGAQHVTDVTNASRTLLMDLETLDWDDSLCEEIGVPRKILPEIRPSFGSFGTMRRRKGSRDVPITGVLGDQQAALFGQGCLEQGDAKMTYGTGLFMLLNTGEEPQFSDHGLLTTVAYQQDGKKPVYALEGSVAVGGSLIQWLRDQMGILSSAAESETLASQVDDSAGVVIVPAFSGLFAPRWRPDARGVITGITRYIDRRHIARAALDATCLQTLEVVNAMEKDSGISIDALRVDGGMTANDLLMQMQADMLNSTVVRPDNMETTVMGAASAAGFGAGLIDDPLSLGGDTTWENEMAGPDRDRLVSQWEEAVSRSLDLAP, translated from the coding sequence ATGTACATCGCTGCCATCGACCAGGGGACGACGTCGACACGCTGCTACATCACCACCACCGATGGTGAGGTGGCGGGGACGGCGCAGTTCGAGCATGAGCAGATCATGCCGCGTGAGGGCTGGGTGGAGCACGATCCGCGGGAGATTTGGCGCAATACTCGTCGCGCGCTGTCCGAGGCGCTTGTCGACGCTGACTTGGAGCTCGAAGACATCAGCGCCGTCGGCCTGACGAACCAGCGGGAAACAGCCGTGGTCTGGGACAAAGCCACAGGCAGGCCCGTCTACAACGCGATTGTCTGGCAAGATACCCGTACCGAGCGTGTCGGGGAGGGAGAGAAGGACCGCTACCTGCGGAAGACGGGCCTGTTGGCCAACTCGTACCCGGCGGGTCCGAAGTGGGCGTGGATCCTGGATAACGTCGAGGGTGCTCGGGAGCGGGCGGAGAAGGGGGAGTTGCTGGCGGGAACCGTCGATACGTGGCTGATTTGGAATCTCACCGGCGGCGCGCGCGGGAAGCGCTCGGTCTTCGGCCGTGGCGGTGCCCAGCATGTGACCGATGTGACGAATGCATCGCGCACGCTGCTCATGGATCTGGAGACCCTCGACTGGGACGACTCGCTCTGTGAAGAGATCGGTGTCCCGCGCAAGATCCTGCCGGAGATCAGGCCGAGCTTCGGTTCTTTCGGCACCATGCGCCGACGCAAGGGCAGCCGCGACGTGCCGATCACGGGTGTGCTCGGCGACCAGCAGGCCGCGTTGTTCGGCCAGGGCTGTCTCGAGCAGGGCGACGCGAAGATGACCTACGGTACCGGCCTGTTCATGCTGCTCAACACCGGTGAGGAGCCGCAGTTTTCGGATCACGGCCTGCTCACCACCGTCGCCTACCAGCAGGACGGCAAGAAGCCGGTCTATGCGCTGGAGGGGTCAGTTGCGGTTGGCGGCTCACTGATCCAGTGGCTGCGCGACCAGATGGGCATCCTGTCTTCCGCCGCCGAGTCGGAGACGCTTGCCAGCCAGGTCGACGATTCCGCGGGCGTGGTGATCGTTCCGGCGTTTTCCGGCCTGTTCGCCCCGCGGTGGCGCCCGGACGCGCGCGGCGTGATCACCGGCATCACCCGCTACATCGACCGCCGCCACATCGCGCGTGCCGCCCTCGACGCGACCTGCCTGCAAACGCTCGAGGTGGTCAACGCGATGGAGAAAGACTCCGGCATCAGCATCGACGCATTGCGTGTCGACGGCGGCATGACCGCCAACGACCTGCTCATGCAAATGCAAGCCGACATGCTCAATTCCACCGTGGTCCGCCCAGACAACATGGAGACGACAGTCATGGGCGCGGCCAGTGCCGCGGGTTTTGGCGCTGGGCTTATCGACGACCCCTTGAGCCTCGGCGGGGACACCACCTGGGAAAACGAAATGGCCGGCCCCGACCGGGACCGGCTCGTTTCGCAATGGGAGGAAGCGGTTTCCCGCTCCCTGGACTTGGCGCCTTAG
- a CDS encoding N-acetylmuramoyl-L-alanine amidase, with amino-acid sequence MKARTRLNPSSRRKTPVIAAVTSVALVAAGVYGGNEILKTQDAAGAQIEVTTSQASLSDAENVVVDDPAVATQGAEGDAARTVKEFTRDEEFSVFGLQWEGDRDIVAFVRAERADGSWSEWYPMDLLSTPEDATHQGTEPIYVEPTKKVQVSTANVDLIENGDLNIGGTEVTDQDDIPDVPLPDDALPDSDPVDLPDVPDADSPAVMGDAPALPTNYGDIAPVADIEELSEEGAEEHGDEDPAEAPAEAAPVTTASDLEAVFIDGGEGTVDGAIAPAQYNSNGMPKVITRASWGAKNATGTSYTEPTKAVTVHHTAGSNNYTAAQAPGIMRSMQAYHQGLGWQDLGYNAVVDKYGNIYEGRAGGLDRGPQGAHVGGFNSNTWGVSMMGDYSKTAPTPQGLKAMGDIIGWKAASSNFDPTGTVYLRSDYSFRGTKFPKGSGANFPAINAHRDFHYNDCPGDMLYSQLGTVRSHAKTKYNEIKGGGAAPAPKPAPKPSNGNNGNNGNSGTVKDSNGTETNINNAANLSSDISFEEILSGDPAAIAAAVGSVAGAVLLFIAGKDLIPEEVSNVANIEVLPGMTLSSLRPHIGKIVEMSGSEDIQDTWRKVDPILGQLDGVVKGVGGDEYAFFENGVEALSSDGSSVVMPEKIADAWLKQGMDLGPLGKPVKSDEAASGGDVRVDFERGKITYNVQTNKLDVTIDER; translated from the coding sequence GTGAAAGCACGTACACGTTTGAACCCGTCTTCCCGCAGGAAGACGCCGGTCATCGCCGCCGTCACCTCCGTAGCCCTTGTTGCCGCTGGTGTTTACGGCGGGAACGAGATTCTCAAGACCCAGGATGCCGCCGGTGCACAGATCGAGGTGACCACCTCGCAGGCATCGCTTTCCGACGCTGAGAATGTCGTCGTCGACGACCCAGCCGTCGCAACGCAGGGCGCAGAAGGCGACGCCGCCCGCACAGTCAAGGAGTTCACCCGCGACGAGGAGTTCTCCGTGTTCGGCCTACAGTGGGAAGGCGACCGCGACATTGTCGCCTTCGTCCGCGCCGAGCGTGCCGACGGCTCCTGGTCCGAGTGGTACCCGATGGACCTGCTGTCCACCCCCGAGGACGCCACCCACCAGGGCACCGAGCCGATCTACGTCGAGCCGACCAAGAAGGTGCAGGTCTCCACGGCCAACGTGGACCTCATCGAGAACGGCGACCTGAACATTGGCGGAACCGAAGTCACCGACCAGGACGACATTCCTGACGTTCCGCTTCCGGACGATGCGCTTCCCGACTCTGACCCGGTCGACCTCCCCGACGTGCCCGACGCCGACTCCCCCGCTGTCATGGGCGACGCACCGGCGCTGCCGACCAACTACGGTGACATCGCACCGGTGGCGGACATCGAGGAGCTCAGCGAAGAAGGCGCCGAAGAGCACGGCGATGAAGACCCCGCCGAGGCTCCGGCCGAGGCTGCTCCGGTGACCACCGCCAGCGACCTCGAGGCCGTCTTCATCGACGGCGGCGAGGGCACTGTCGATGGTGCGATCGCCCCGGCCCAGTACAACAGTAACGGTATGCCCAAGGTGATCACCCGCGCCTCCTGGGGTGCGAAGAACGCCACCGGCACGAGCTACACCGAGCCGACCAAGGCCGTCACGGTGCACCACACTGCTGGCTCCAACAACTACACCGCAGCTCAGGCACCGGGCATCATGCGCTCGATGCAGGCCTACCACCAGGGCCTGGGCTGGCAGGATCTGGGCTACAACGCCGTGGTGGACAAGTACGGCAACATCTACGAGGGCCGCGCAGGCGGCCTGGACCGCGGCCCGCAGGGCGCGCACGTCGGCGGCTTCAACTCCAACACCTGGGGTGTGTCCATGATGGGCGACTACTCCAAGACAGCCCCGACCCCGCAAGGGCTCAAGGCCATGGGCGACATCATCGGTTGGAAGGCCGCAAGCTCGAACTTCGACCCGACCGGCACCGTCTACCTGCGCTCCGACTACTCCTTCCGCGGCACTAAGTTCCCGAAGGGCTCCGGCGCGAACTTCCCGGCCATCAACGCCCACCGCGACTTCCACTACAACGACTGCCCGGGCGACATGCTCTACTCCCAGCTGGGTACTGTCCGCAGCCACGCGAAGACCAAGTACAACGAGATCAAGGGCGGCGGTGCAGCACCGGCACCGAAGCCCGCTCCGAAGCCGAGCAACGGCAACAACGGAAACAACGGCAACTCCGGCACGGTGAAGGACTCGAACGGCACGGAGACCAACATCAACAACGCGGCGAACCTGTCCAGCGACATCTCCTTCGAGGAGATCCTCAGTGGTGACCCGGCAGCAATCGCTGCTGCCGTGGGCTCTGTCGCCGGTGCTGTGCTCCTCTTCATCGCAGGCAAAGACCTGATTCCGGAGGAAGTCTCGAACGTGGCCAACATTGAGGTCCTGCCGGGCATGACGCTGTCCAGCCTGCGCCCGCACATCGGCAAGATCGTCGAGATGTCCGGCAGCGAGGATATTCAGGACACCTGGCGCAAGGTCGATCCGATCCTCGGCCAGCTCGACGGAGTGGTCAAGGGTGTCGGCGGCGACGAGTACGCCTTCTTCGAAAACGGCGTCGAGGCGCTCTCCTCCGACGGCAGCAGCGTGGTCATGCCCGAGAAGATCGCCGACGCCTGGCTCAAGCAGGGCATGGACCTCGGCCCGCTGGGCAAGCCCGTCAAGAGCGACGAAGCAGCCTCCGGCGGTGACGTCCGCGTCGACTTCGAACGCGGCAAGATCACCTACAACGTGCAGACCAACAAGCTGGACGTCACTATCGACGAGCGCTAA
- a CDS encoding lysophospholipid acyltransferase family protein produces MNEPDYRVENGIFYIPADVPVVPIQPGWKRERMYQAIRNTMIPLLRAKGVKIFVHGLENVPVEGPALVATNHIGYYDFIAGALPGMLRGRRPTRYMAKKELFDHWLLGPVCRSVRHIEVDRSLGADSIITAVERLEDGEVVGIFPDGTLSPSFELSDFKTGAARIAQQSDAPLIPVAAWGTQRFWTKGRKPSLGRNHYPIVINIGPAISTDGTAEEVTQRLKDAMQELLDVSRAQYNDRFGPFPPGLDWMPASMGGSAPTLEEARVIKEREKAERARKKGKK; encoded by the coding sequence GTGAACGAGCCTGATTACCGCGTAGAGAACGGGATTTTCTACATCCCCGCTGACGTTCCGGTGGTGCCCATCCAGCCAGGTTGGAAGCGCGAGCGGATGTATCAGGCGATCAGGAACACGATGATCCCTCTGCTTCGTGCGAAGGGAGTGAAGATCTTCGTGCATGGCCTGGAGAACGTTCCGGTTGAGGGGCCGGCTCTCGTTGCGACGAACCACATCGGCTACTACGACTTCATCGCCGGCGCTTTGCCGGGCATGCTCCGCGGCCGCCGCCCGACGCGCTACATGGCGAAGAAAGAGCTGTTCGACCACTGGTTGCTCGGCCCGGTCTGCCGCTCTGTGCGCCACATCGAAGTCGACCGGTCCCTCGGTGCGGACAGCATCATCACCGCCGTTGAACGCCTGGAAGACGGAGAGGTCGTGGGCATTTTCCCTGACGGTACGCTCTCTCCGTCCTTCGAACTGTCGGACTTCAAGACCGGTGCCGCCCGCATTGCGCAGCAGTCCGACGCGCCGCTCATCCCCGTCGCCGCTTGGGGCACGCAGCGCTTTTGGACAAAGGGCCGCAAACCCAGCCTGGGCCGAAACCACTACCCGATTGTCATCAACATTGGCCCCGCTATCTCCACTGATGGCACGGCAGAGGAGGTCACGCAGCGGCTCAAAGACGCAATGCAGGAGCTTCTCGACGTCTCCCGCGCCCAGTACAACGACCGTTTCGGCCCCTTCCCGCCGGGCCTGGACTGGATGCCGGCCTCCATGGGCGGCTCGGCGCCGACGCTCGAGGAGGCCCGCGTGATCAAGGAGCGGGAGAAGGCCGAGCGCGCCAGGAAGAAGGGCAAGAAGTAG
- the glf gene encoding UDP-galactopyranose mutase: MTYDLIVVGSGFFGLTIAEQAASELGKRVLVVEKREHIGGNAYSEPEPETGIEVHKYGAHLFHTSNDRVWEYVNRFTDFTDYQHRVFAMHDGTAYQFPMGLGLINQFFGRYYSPDEARELIEEQREGFDPAAATNLEERGIALIGKPLYDAFVKHYTAKQWQTDPTDLPPEIISRLPVRYTFNNRYFNDKYEGLPVDGYAAWLENMASSELIDVQLNTDWFDVREKVRAESPDAPVVYTGPLDRYFDYAEGRLGWRTLDFEQEVLETGDFQGTPVMNYNDADVPYTRIHEFRHFHPERSSYPEDRTVIVKEYSRFAEDDDEVYYPINTPDDRAKLEAYRRLAAAESRDNKVLFGGRLGTYQYLDMHMAIGAALSVFDNHVRPYFENGKAIDQPRGH, from the coding sequence ATGACTTATGACCTCATCGTCGTCGGATCCGGATTCTTCGGCCTCACTATCGCCGAACAGGCAGCGTCTGAGCTGGGAAAGCGTGTGTTAGTCGTCGAAAAACGTGAACATATCGGCGGCAACGCCTACAGCGAGCCGGAACCGGAAACCGGCATTGAGGTGCACAAATACGGTGCCCACTTGTTCCACACCTCGAACGACCGCGTGTGGGAGTACGTCAACCGTTTCACGGACTTCACGGACTACCAGCACCGCGTCTTCGCCATGCACGACGGAACCGCGTACCAGTTCCCCATGGGCCTGGGCCTGATCAATCAGTTCTTCGGGCGCTACTACTCGCCGGATGAGGCGCGCGAGCTCATTGAGGAACAGCGCGAAGGCTTCGACCCCGCCGCTGCCACGAATCTGGAGGAGCGCGGTATTGCGCTCATCGGCAAGCCGCTTTACGACGCCTTTGTCAAGCACTACACCGCCAAACAGTGGCAAACCGACCCCACCGATTTGCCGCCGGAGATCATCTCCCGCCTACCCGTGCGCTACACCTTCAACAACCGCTACTTCAACGACAAGTACGAGGGCCTGCCTGTCGACGGCTACGCCGCCTGGCTCGAAAACATGGCGTCGTCCGAACTCATCGATGTGCAGTTGAACACCGACTGGTTCGATGTCCGCGAGAAAGTCCGCGCTGAATCGCCGGATGCCCCGGTTGTCTACACCGGCCCGCTGGACCGCTACTTCGACTACGCCGAAGGCCGTCTCGGCTGGCGCACCCTCGACTTCGAGCAGGAAGTGCTGGAAACGGGCGACTTCCAGGGCACCCCGGTGATGAACTACAACGACGCCGATGTCCCCTACACCCGCATCCACGAGTTCCGCCACTTCCACCCGGAGCGGTCCTCCTACCCGGAGGACCGGACGGTGATTGTGAAGGAGTACTCCCGCTTCGCAGAGGACGACGACGAGGTGTACTACCCGATCAACACGCCCGATGACCGCGCCAAGCTCGAAGCTTATCGACGTCTCGCTGCCGCCGAATCCCGCGACAACAAGGTCCTCTTCGGTGGCCGCCTAGGCACCTACCAGTACCTGGACATGCACATGGCGATCGGAGCGGCCCTGTCCGTCTTTGACAACCACGTTCGCCCGTACTTCGAGAACGGGAAGGCGATCGACCAGCCGCGCGGGCACTAG